A genomic segment from Nitrospirota bacterium encodes:
- a CDS encoding acyl-CoA dehydrogenase family protein, translating into MQIVEGERVETRAAIVRHVSPIAGQTRHLKIGVEFTQPAAGVAKGVSFELSAEQGAIQAAARRFADESIRPVAANYDRSGEYPWDVVRKAFSEGFFTGYIPKEYGGSGWGLFETALITEELGAGCMAMGTSIMVNLLGVGPLLLAGTDEQKARFLKPYCERLSLYSFCFTEPDAGSDPSRIATRAEKKGAVYVLNGSKCFITNGAVADYYVIFATLDPSLGTKGITAFVVSARSKGIRLGKALDKMGQRAANANEIFFENLEIPEDQRLGQEGGGYKVALSSIARSRINVAAGAVGIARSAWEHALRHVQKRIQFDQPLAEFQYVKFRLADLAREIDAARLLTWRAACAHDAGRSFAKASSMAKDFAGDMVMRVTSEALDLFGGYGYSKDFPMEKLMRDAKLMQLYEGPSPIHKMIVYRDLAKDYGF; encoded by the coding sequence GTGCAGATCGTTGAAGGCGAAAGGGTTGAGACGAGGGCTGCAATCGTCAGGCACGTATCACCAATTGCGGGACAGACACGGCACCTGAAGATTGGAGTCGAGTTCACGCAACCAGCAGCAGGCGTCGCGAAAGGGGTGAGCTTTGAGTTAAGCGCTGAGCAAGGGGCAATTCAAGCCGCTGCGCGTCGCTTTGCCGACGAATCGATTCGACCGGTCGCTGCCAACTACGATCGCTCAGGTGAGTATCCATGGGACGTAGTCCGCAAGGCATTTAGCGAAGGGTTCTTTACAGGATATATTCCGAAAGAGTACGGGGGGTCAGGATGGGGACTTTTCGAAACTGCGCTGATCACCGAAGAACTCGGTGCTGGGTGCATGGCCATGGGCACTTCCATCATGGTGAACCTCCTCGGCGTAGGCCCGCTCCTGCTCGCCGGAACAGATGAGCAGAAAGCGCGATTTCTTAAGCCGTATTGCGAACGGTTGAGCCTCTACTCGTTCTGTTTCACGGAACCGGATGCCGGATCGGATCCCAGCCGGATTGCGACACGTGCCGAGAAAAAAGGAGCCGTCTATGTCTTGAACGGCTCGAAGTGTTTTATTACGAACGGAGCGGTAGCCGATTATTACGTCATCTTCGCAACCCTCGATCCCAGCCTGGGCACCAAAGGAATTACAGCGTTCGTCGTTTCTGCACGATCGAAGGGCATCAGGTTGGGGAAGGCTCTAGACAAGATGGGACAGCGCGCGGCGAACGCCAACGAGATTTTCTTTGAGAACTTGGAAATCCCGGAAGACCAGCGGCTCGGTCAGGAGGGAGGCGGATACAAAGTCGCACTGTCTTCGATCGCGCGGTCTCGGATCAACGTTGCCGCCGGAGCGGTGGGTATCGCGCGCTCCGCGTGGGAACACGCGCTACGGCACGTACAGAAACGCATCCAATTCGATCAACCGTTGGCGGAGTTCCAGTATGTAAAATTTCGATTAGCTGACCTCGCGCGTGAGATTGATGCCGCACGCCTTTTGACTTGGCGTGCGGCGTGCGCTCATGACGCAGGTCGGTCATTCGCGAAGGCCTCCTCCATGGCCAAAGATTTCGCGGGCGATATGGTGATGAGGGTCACAAGCGAAGCGCTGGATCTTTTTGGCGGTTACGGCTATTCGAAGGACTTTCCGATGGAAAAACTGATGCGCGATGCCAAATTGATGCAGCTCTACGAGGGTCCATCGCCTATACATAAAATGATCGTGTACCGAGATCTCGCCAAAGACTACGGTTTTTGA
- a CDS encoding outer membrane protein transport protein — protein sequence MAYKTTCTEAYALGRNCRRFLECLVGLRGGWALLRSSRCVVAHALVLTCSGAFFTQSALGAGFAVTAQGAAASGKGGAFTAQADDPSAIYYNPAGISQLRTSEVLVGTTVIVPDTEYSPLQTGQGAEEEPQAFFLPQLYVTAPIGHDLTAGLGLYTPFGVATDWPTDWDGRFQITYVGVQATMLTPTVSWQINPKAAVAGGVNVAYVKLTERRQINLSRVGEDAGFGPVPGNPEGAVEVEGDAVGFGYNLGTTIAPNDRWQIGLTYRSEVRADLNDLEADFTIPSGPFTPFFPDGEAETTITLPPSVRAGVLFRPIPQWNIEGEAIWTGWSTIDQLVIRFDEGLPPPGTDTTLLLWDDAMAYGVGTQYEWSNFAVRGGYTLDYSPIPDNTVSPILPDGTRHWFSAGAGYKASRWSADLGYHLILFQRVKDNQYGSNFSSAGSPPAIPAIDARANGTYRTVVHSVVLSVRFSF from the coding sequence ATGGCCTACAAAACGACGTGTACCGAAGCGTACGCACTCGGAAGGAATTGCCGTCGTTTTCTCGAATGTTTGGTTGGTCTTCGTGGTGGCTGGGCATTGTTGCGGAGCAGCCGATGCGTAGTAGCGCACGCTCTCGTGCTGACTTGCAGCGGAGCGTTCTTTACCCAGAGCGCACTTGGCGCCGGATTCGCGGTTACCGCACAGGGTGCTGCGGCGAGTGGGAAGGGAGGGGCGTTTACTGCACAGGCAGACGACCCCTCAGCGATCTACTACAACCCGGCAGGGATCTCCCAGCTCCGTACCTCGGAGGTGTTAGTGGGTACAACCGTGATCGTTCCTGACACCGAGTACAGCCCGCTTCAAACAGGCCAAGGCGCGGAAGAGGAGCCCCAAGCGTTTTTCCTGCCGCAATTGTACGTCACAGCGCCAATCGGTCACGACTTGACCGCAGGACTCGGCCTCTATACTCCGTTCGGAGTCGCAACGGATTGGCCCACGGATTGGGACGGCCGGTTTCAGATCACGTATGTTGGTGTCCAGGCCACGATGTTAACCCCGACGGTATCCTGGCAGATAAACCCGAAGGCCGCAGTGGCAGGGGGTGTGAACGTAGCTTATGTAAAGTTGACGGAGCGACGACAGATCAACTTGTCTCGAGTCGGAGAAGATGCGGGATTCGGGCCGGTGCCCGGAAATCCAGAGGGTGCTGTCGAAGTAGAGGGAGATGCGGTGGGCTTCGGCTACAACCTGGGAACTACTATTGCGCCCAACGACCGATGGCAAATTGGCCTCACGTACCGGAGCGAGGTGCGGGCTGATCTCAATGACCTTGAGGCCGACTTCACAATCCCATCTGGGCCTTTCACGCCGTTTTTCCCTGACGGTGAGGCAGAGACCACGATAACTTTGCCGCCATCGGTTCGGGCTGGCGTGCTCTTTCGACCTATACCACAGTGGAATATTGAGGGAGAGGCTATTTGGACCGGCTGGTCAACTATCGACCAGCTGGTCATTAGGTTTGACGAAGGGTTGCCACCTCCAGGCACTGATACGACGCTGCTGCTTTGGGACGATGCGATGGCCTATGGGGTAGGGACGCAGTACGAATGGTCGAACTTTGCTGTGCGAGGTGGCTACACGCTCGATTATTCTCCGATTCCAGACAATACGGTTAGCCCGATCTTGCCAGATGGGACGCGGCACTGGTTTTCGGCTGGTGCCGGGTATAAAGCATCGCGGTGGAGCGCTGACCTCGGTTACCACCTGATACTGTTCCAACGAGTAAAAGACAATCAGTATGGAAGCAACTTCAGTTCGGCAGGCTCCCCTCCAGCGATACCTGCGATCGACGCCCGAGCAAATGGGACGTACCGCACGGTCGTTCACTCGGTGGTGCTGAGTGTTCGGTTCAGTTTTTAA